The genomic region GGGGGCCCGCAGCCGTCGGGTCCGTCGCCGGTGGCGCTGCCGGCCGGGACGGTGCGGGCGGTGCAGGAACTGGTGGGAGCCGATCATGTGGCGGAGTTCGTCCGGGCCGCGACGGAGCGGGAGCTCCAGGCCCGGACAATGAACGATCTGGCGCGCCGCGCGGACGGGTAGCGCGCCGCGAGGCTACGGGGGGCGGCCGGTCGGAAGTGCACTCGGCAGTCACTCGGTAGTCCACAGGGCGGATCACGCGTTTGCCGTCAAAACCTGCCCAAACGGCTGTGGACAAGTCCCGCCTGCCTGTGGGCAACAGGGGCCCGTCTCAGCCGATGGTCTCGTACGCCGCCTTGGTGGGAGTCACGCCGTCCACCGGCCCGGTCTCGGACAGGGTCTCCACCACCACGGGCTCGGGGGACCGGGAGGAGCCGTAGAGCAAGCCCGCGAGGACCAGGCCGAGGATCCCGCCGATCAGCTGGGCCGCGACGAAACCGGGGAGCGACTCCGGCGCGATGCCGGTGAAGGAGTCGCTGAAGCTGCGCCCGATGGTGCCTGCCGGGTTGGCGAAGGACCCGGAGGACGTGAACCAGATCGCGGCGGCGATGTACGCGGCGACCGCGGCCGGGATGAGCCTGGGGCGCCCGATGCGCCCGAGGCCCTGGATGACGAGCACGAGTCCCGCGGTGGCCACGACCTCGCCCACGAGCAGGTGCCCGCCGTCGCGGACCTGGGTGGCGAAGGTGCCGGGAGTCCGGCCGAACATGGCTTCCGCGAGGACGGCGCCGCCGATGGCTCCGGCCGTCTGAGCCGCGGTATAGACCAGGGCCTCCCGGGCGTCGAGCCCCTCCCCGCCGGTACGCCGCGACCACCAGGCGGTGAGGGTGACCACCGGGTTGAGGTGGGCGCCGGACAGCGGCCCGAACAGGGTGATGATCAGCCCGAGGCCGATGGCGGAGGCGGCCGAGTTCGCGATGAGGGCGACACCGGTGTCGCGGCTGAGCTCGGCGGCCTGGATTCCGGAGCCGATCACGACCACGAGCAGACCGGCGGTACCGATCAGTTCGGCAGCCGCACGGCGTGGCAGTGAGGTATGGGCTGTCATGGTTTCTCCCCCTGGGCAGAAGTGGCAGCGGAAAATATATTCCGTATCTTGGAAGAGTGATAGAGGGTGTCCACGACCGCACGCCCGGCGAAAAATCCCTGCCGGAAGGCCTTTCGACCGGGCACGCTGGGGTCATGGATGACAGGCGCACCGTGAAGGTGTCCAAATATGTCTCGAAACACCTGCGGCATCAGCCGGAACGGATCGGACTGGTGCTCGATCCCCACGGCTGGGTGGAGATCGACGACCTGCTGCGCGCGGCCGCCGCCCACGGTTTCGCCTTCAGCCGCGCCGAGCTCGACCACGTCGTGGCCGCCAACGACAAGCAGCGGTTCGCTGTCGACGGCACCCGGATCCGCGCCAGCCAGGGCCACACGGTGGCCGTGGACCTGGATCTCCCGGAGGCCGAGCCGCCCGCGTACCTGTACCACGGCACCGTCGCCGCCGCCCTGGACGCGATCCGCGCCGAAGGCCTGCGCCCGATGGCCCGCCACCACGTGCACCTGTCCCCCGACCGGGAGACCGCGACCCGGGTCGGCGCGCGGCGCGGCAGGCCGGTCGTGCTCAGCGTGGACGCGGGGGCGATGCGCGCCGCGGGGCACGTCTTCCGGATCAGCGCCAACGGGGTGTGGCTGGTGGATGCAGTACCGCCGCGGTTCCTGCGCTTCCAGTAGCAAGTCCCCGGCGCACCCCGGCCGCCAACTCCGGCGCATCCGGGCAGATCACGGCACATCCTCACGACGCTTCCCGGGCATCTCCGAGCGCGGGAATTCGCTCAGGGATTGTCGGACCATCCCCCTAATCTGTTCCCCACTCCGGGATCCGTGAGGGGGGACCTCGCGATCACCGAACCATCCCCGTATGCACGCGAGGTGACGCCCCATGACGTCCACACCCCACAGCTTCCAGGTCGATCTGCGCGGCCTGGTCGACCTGCTCTCCCACCACCTCTACTCCAGCCCGCGCGTCTACGTCCGCGAGCTCCTGCAGAACGCGGTGGACGCCGTCACCGCGCGCCAGGCCCTCGACCCCGAGGCCGGGATCCGCATCCGGCTGTCCGCGGCGGACGGCCGGATCACCATCGAGGACAGCGGCATCGGCCTGACCGCCGCGGAGGCCCACACCTTCCTCGCCACCATCGGCCGCAGCTCCAAGCGCGGCGGCGACGGTGCCGCTGAGGGCATCCGGGCCCTGGAGGCCACCCGCAGGGAGTTCCTCGGCCAGTTCGGCATCGGGCTGCTCGCGTGCTTCGTCGTCGCCCGCCAGATCCGCGTCGTCACCCGCTCCGCCCGCGATCCCCAGGCCACACCCGTCGAATGGCTGGCCACGGACGACGGTTCGTACACCGTGCGCGAACTGCCTCACGAGGCACGCCCGGAGCCCGGTACCACCGTCGTGCTGGAGCCCCGCCCCGGCGCCGCCGAGTGGACGGCCCCGGCCAAGGTCGAGCAACTGGCCCGCGACTACGGCTCCCTGCTGCCCTACGACATCACCTTCGACGACGGCGAGGGCGGCGAGCCGCGCCCCGTCACCGACCGGCCCGCCGTATGGGACCGGCCCTTCCCCACGCCCACCGCCCGCCGCGTCGCACTCGCCGGGCACTGCGCGCAGCTCTTCGGCTTCACCCCGCTCGACAGCATCGACCTGGACCTGCCGCTCGCCGGCGTGCGCGGAGTCGCGTACGTGCTGCCCGAGCCGACCAGCCCCGCCCACCGCGCCGGACACCGTGTGCACCTCAAGGGCATGCTGCTGACCGACCGGGCCGACAACCTGCTGCCGGACTGGGCGTTCTTCGTCCGCGCCGTCCTCGACACGGACACGCTGCGGCCCACCGCCTCCCGCGAGAACCTGTACGACGACGAGACCCTGGCCGCCGTGCGCGACGCCCTCGGCGCCCGCATCCGCGGCTGGCTGGGCGAGCTCGCGGCGAGCGAACCGGAGCGTCTGGCCGCCTTCCTCCGCGTGCACCACCTCGGCGTGAAGTCCATGGCCCGGCACGACTCCGAACTGCTCGGCCTGATGCTGCCGTGGCTGCCGTTCGAGACCAGCGACGGACCGATGAGCCTGGAGCAGTTCGCGGCCGCCCACACCGACGTCCACTTCACGCGCACGGTCGAGGAGTTCCGGCAGATCGCGCCGATCGCCGCCGCCCACGGGCTCGGCGTCATCAACGCCGGCTACACCTACGACGCGGACCTGCTGGCCCTGCTGCCCTCCGTACGGCCCGAGCTGAAGGTCACCGAGCTGGACGCCGGAGCCGTCACCGAACGGCTGGACCCGGTACCCACCACCGCCGAGCTGGAGCTCGCCCCCTTCCTCGCCGCGACGCGCACCCGCCTGGAACCCCAAGGCTGCGACGTGGTGCTGCGCGCCTTCCAGCCCGTCTCCGTCCCCGCGCTCTACCTCGACGACCGGCAGGCACGGCAGGAGCGGGACCGGACCGCCGCGCTGGAGAGCGCCGACTCCTTGTGGAGCGGCATCCTCGGCTCGCTG from Streptomyces sp. NBC_00190 harbors:
- a CDS encoding aquaporin, encoding MTAHTSLPRRAAAELIGTAGLLVVVIGSGIQAAELSRDTGVALIANSAASAIGLGLIITLFGPLSGAHLNPVVTLTAWWSRRTGGEGLDAREALVYTAAQTAGAIGGAVLAEAMFGRTPGTFATQVRDGGHLLVGEVVATAGLVLVIQGLGRIGRPRLIPAAVAAYIAAAIWFTSSGSFANPAGTIGRSFSDSFTGIAPESLPGFVAAQLIGGILGLVLAGLLYGSSRSPEPVVVETLSETGPVDGVTPTKAAYETIG
- a CDS encoding RNA 2'-phosphotransferase — encoded protein: MDDRRTVKVSKYVSKHLRHQPERIGLVLDPHGWVEIDDLLRAAAAHGFAFSRAELDHVVAANDKQRFAVDGTRIRASQGHTVAVDLDLPEAEPPAYLYHGTVAAALDAIRAEGLRPMARHHVHLSPDRETATRVGARRGRPVVLSVDAGAMRAAGHVFRISANGVWLVDAVPPRFLRFQ
- a CDS encoding HSP90 family protein, which encodes MTSTPHSFQVDLRGLVDLLSHHLYSSPRVYVRELLQNAVDAVTARQALDPEAGIRIRLSAADGRITIEDSGIGLTAAEAHTFLATIGRSSKRGGDGAAEGIRALEATRREFLGQFGIGLLACFVVARQIRVVTRSARDPQATPVEWLATDDGSYTVRELPHEARPEPGTTVVLEPRPGAAEWTAPAKVEQLARDYGSLLPYDITFDDGEGGEPRPVTDRPAVWDRPFPTPTARRVALAGHCAQLFGFTPLDSIDLDLPLAGVRGVAYVLPEPTSPAHRAGHRVHLKGMLLTDRADNLLPDWAFFVRAVLDTDTLRPTASRENLYDDETLAAVRDALGARIRGWLGELAASEPERLAAFLRVHHLGVKSMARHDSELLGLMLPWLPFETSDGPMSLEQFAAAHTDVHFTRTVEEFRQIAPIAAAHGLGVINAGYTYDADLLALLPSVRPELKVTELDAGAVTERLDPVPTTAELELAPFLAATRTRLEPQGCDVVLRAFQPVSVPALYLDDRQARQERDRTAALESADSLWSGILGSLRGSAPRARLVLNHNNPLIRRISALPDEALTGTAVESLYGQALLMSQRPLRPTDSTLLNRAFLGLLEWATHSTEAPEDQK